The following are from one region of the Mus caroli chromosome 13, CAROLI_EIJ_v1.1, whole genome shotgun sequence genome:
- the Tmem267 gene encoding transmembrane protein 267, producing the protein MQGMRTRIACWFLMAFTILTQLTMASKVEKTPALPPCCSTESLISSIGLGIFCLVADRLLRFPIIQHNDWLRALSDNIVHGVIGMWSWAVVTGIRKKSDFGEVLLAGFLASVIDVDHFFQARSLSLQAALTLPRRPFLHCSTVIPITVLSVKLAVHLFKLRDSWRFLPWMIFLSWTSHHIRDGIRHGLWICPFGKTPPLPFSFYVISTLSLPHLCSFLMYLTGTRQTMSSKYGMRIDV; encoded by the exons ATGCAAGGAATGAGAACAAGGATTGCCTGTTGGTTCCTGATGGCTTTTACCATACTGACACAGCTTACGATGGCATCCAAAGTTGAAAAGACTCCTGCTTTACCACCGTGCTGTAGCACAGAATCCCTCATTTCCAGCATCGGTCTGGGGATCTTCTGCTTAGTAGCCGACAGACTTCTTCGGTTTCCCATAATTCAGCACAATGACTGGCTTCGCGCCCTCTCAGATAACATAGTACACGGAGTGATCGGCATGTGGTCGTGGGCAGTAGTCACTGGAATCAGGAAGAAGTCTGACTTTGGAGAAGTCCTTTTAGCGGGATTTTTAGCGTCTGTTATCGATGTCGACCATTTTTTTCAAGCTAGATCCCTATCTTTACAG GCCGCTTTGACTCTTCCGAGAAGACCTTTCCTTCACTGCTCCACTGTGATACCCATCACGGTCCTGAGTGTGAAGCTCGCCGTGCACTTGTTCAAGCTCAGAGACTCGTGGCGTTTTCTCCCGTGGATGATATTCCTTTCCTGGACCTCACACCATATCCGCGATGGAATCCGTCACGGCCTGTGGATATGCCCATTTGGAAAAACTCCTCCTTTGCCCTTCTCGTTTTATGTAATAAGCACATTGTCTCTGCCACACCTGTGCTCATTCCTGATGTATTTAACAGGGACCAGACAAACGATGTCTTCAAAATACGGAATGCGTATTGATGTCTGA